From a region of the Bradyrhizobium sp. KBS0727 genome:
- a CDS encoding DUF4282 domain-containing protein gives MFDFQDLFQWDRFITPTIIKTFYWLVIGLIILFGISGIFSGLAAMAISPFGGFILLLSSIAGVVVGIVFSRIAAEFILIVFRINEHLGAIRDQGQMR, from the coding sequence ATGTTCGATTTTCAGGATCTGTTCCAGTGGGACCGCTTCATCACGCCCACGATCATCAAGACGTTCTACTGGCTGGTGATCGGGTTGATCATCCTGTTCGGCATCTCCGGGATTTTTTCGGGCCTGGCCGCGATGGCGATCAGCCCGTTCGGCGGATTCATCCTGCTGCTGTCCTCGATCGCCGGCGTCGTCGTCGGCATCGTGTTTTCGCGCATCGCCGCGGAATTCATCCTGATCGTGTTCCGCATCAACGAGCATCTCGGCGCGATCCGGGACCAGGGGCAGATGCGGTAA
- a CDS encoding MaoC family dehydratase → MTTLSFEDFKPGHFGTYGPRHVTREEVLAFAAEYDPQPMHLDEAAAKASMLKGLSGSGWHLCSLLMRMMFDGFISRTASMGSPGVNELRWLAPLRPGDDLTADIEVEEARISRSRPDTGIVTFKAVVRNAAGVTLCEMVSPIMVRRRTDAAAE, encoded by the coding sequence ATGACAACGCTCAGCTTCGAAGACTTCAAGCCCGGCCATTTCGGCACGTACGGTCCGCGCCATGTCACGCGCGAGGAGGTTTTGGCCTTCGCCGCGGAATACGACCCGCAACCGATGCATCTGGACGAAGCAGCCGCCAAGGCGTCGATGCTGAAGGGCCTGTCCGGTTCGGGCTGGCACCTTTGCTCGCTGCTGATGCGGATGATGTTCGACGGCTTCATCAGCCGCACCGCCTCGATGGGCTCGCCCGGCGTCAACGAATTGCGCTGGCTGGCGCCGCTGCGACCGGGTGACGACCTGACGGCTGATATCGAGGTCGAAGAAGCCAGGATTTCGCGCAGTCGCCCGGATACCGGCATCGTGACGTTCAAGGCTGTAGTCCGTAACGCTGCCGGCGTGACGTTGTGCGAGATGGTGTCGCCGATCATGGTGCGCCGTCGCACTGATGCGGCGGCGGAGTAG
- a CDS encoding MaoC family dehydratase, translated as MRFFEDMEIGVRREVGSFTFTAEAIKKFAAQFDPQAFHLDEEAGRKSLFGGLAASGWHVGSVCMKLMVADGQRLMREAAARGEQVAVGGPSPGFRELRWIRPVLAGDTISFSSVVESKRTSEKRPEWGVLQVRNTGTNQRGELVYSFLATAFVPRRNAGS; from the coding sequence ATGCGTTTCTTCGAGGACATGGAAATCGGCGTGCGCCGCGAGGTGGGATCGTTCACCTTCACCGCCGAAGCGATCAAGAAATTTGCCGCGCAATTCGATCCGCAGGCCTTTCACCTCGACGAGGAGGCGGGCCGCAAATCCCTGTTCGGCGGATTGGCCGCGTCAGGCTGGCACGTCGGGTCGGTGTGCATGAAGCTGATGGTGGCCGACGGCCAGCGCCTGATGCGGGAAGCCGCCGCGCGCGGCGAGCAAGTCGCGGTCGGGGGGCCGTCGCCGGGCTTTCGCGAACTGCGCTGGATCAGGCCGGTGCTGGCCGGCGACACCATCAGTTTTTCCAGCGTCGTCGAATCGAAGCGCACGTCGGAGAAGCGTCCCGAATGGGGCGTCCTGCAGGTCCGCAACACCGGCACCAACCAGCGCGGCGAACTTGTCTACTCGTTCCTGGCGACCGCGTTTGTGCCGCGACGCAACGCCGGCTCCTGA